TCATCCAGCTGTTGAACACTGCTTCTATAGCCCCTTTTAGTTGTTGCCAAGGATCTGTAGGAAAATCCACTCCTAACTTAGAGTGAATAGCCTCTTTAAAAAGGCCTACCATCTCTTTTAAATCCTCTGTAGTTAGGTCGTTGTCACAATCAACTTTTTTTAGGTCTTTAATCTCTTCAATAATCTCTTCAAAAGGATCAATATCCTCTTTCGATTCTGGTTTTAATCCCATTACAACATCTCCATACATCTGTATGAATCGTCTGTAAGAATCCCAAGCGAAACGTTCGTTCCCTGTCTTCTTAGCAAGTCCTTCAACTGCTTGATCATTCAACCCTAGATTAAGGATTGTATCCATCATACCAGGCATAGATGCACGAGCTCCCGATCTAACGGAAACCAAACAAGGATTCATCTTGTCTCCGAAAGTGGTATTCGTAAGTTGTTCGATATGATGTACGGATTTTTCTAGGTCCTCCCAAATCATCTTCATGACTTGATCTGCTCCCTTTTCGGTGAAAAGAGTACACACTTCAGTTGTGATGGTAACTCCTGGTGGAACAGGAACTCCAATACGGTTCATTTCTGCGAGATTAGCACCTTTTCCACCTAAAAGGTCTCGCATGCTGGCTTTGCCCTCAGCTGCCCCATTTCCGAATGTATAAAAGAATTTATTCATAAATCAAGGTTTTTAGACGACCCCGACCTCAGCCACCTCCGCACATTTCACACTTATTAAACTCACATTAGGCTTTTGAGTTGGATCGTAGGATTATTTAGTTCTATAAATTTACAATGGATGTTTTATATTAAATAGAAATTTAATGTGTTGTAAAATAGGTTTTTATATGTCTTTAAGTATCTTTTTTTAGCTGTTAAAAAAGTATTTTATAAGGACTTTTTGCTATTTAGAACCCCATCTAATCAATTTCATGAATACAGAGAAGGAGTTCGAGAAATTGCAAATATTTATGTATAATATTAATGATGTCTATTTGAAGTAAAACACAACGAAAGTTTATTTTGTTTTTACTCGATGCTTATCCATAATGAATCCTCATAGAGATAATCGACTTCTCCTGTGTTGGTGTTGGAGCTTTTTTTAGATCTTCTTTCTAAGCACTCGTTGCCTAGATAACTTCTCTTATCCTGCTTGAACTATACGATTTTTTCTCATGAATCATGTTATTCAATATTTCGAGACTAATATATGCTCTTTATGTAGTGTATGTGTTCAGTTACTCAATCTCTACCCTCTCAAAATCCCCATCTTAGTATTGTTTTTTGTGATAATCTCATTCTAGATTGATTCGAGGTTCGGTTACCCTTTCTTTACCCTTCCCTTACCCTTTGTTTACTCTGAGGGTAACCAAACCCTAACCAATCCCTATACGAGAAGTATTTCAAATTCCTTTTTCTTATCAATAACATACTCATTATAAAATCTCTATGAGCTATGCGAGAGAAGGCGTATGAAATATGATTTTATACCTTTGGGTGTCGTTTTTAATCAAATTATTGTGTAAAAACAGATATAAATGTTAATTTGTGTTGTGTTTGTTTGTCATTTGTTGCTGAGGTCACAAGTTTTTGATGTAGAAAGTCAATGAATTTAAAGTTTGGGACAGTGAATGGTTCTATCCTGTAATAGAGGTGGATTTGGTATATCGTATCCCTAAAATTTAATCAATGACACATAGGCATTTTTGATTTTATTAAAAACTATACCATTACCTAATACCATGAAGAATTATCTATTTATACTATTGTTATCCCTTTTAACTTCCTGTAGTAATTCGCCTGATTATCGCTACTATTTGTCAGATGTCCCTTTAAAAGTGGTTTCCAAGAAAGGAACCCCTGTTGCGTTGAATGAGACAAGTTTTGCACGTAGGGTGATTTGTCAAGGTCGATATCTTGTATTTTATAATAGAGATAGGGTAGATCAATGTATTGCGATTTATGACTTGAGAACATTACAACCATTAGGATATACAGGAATTAAAGGCGAAGGTCCTGGAGAATTGACCTCTGCTGGAGAGATACTACCTCATAAAGATGGTTTTTTGATGATCGATTATGGGAAATACCTCCTCTACTATTTTAATATAAAAGAGGCACTCTCTAGTAAAAAATATCTTCCTCAAACGGTTGGATCTTTTAGAAAGACCCAAATTCCTGCAAATATTAATATGTTGAACGATAGCCTCTATTTTGGAAATAATATGCTCGTACTCAGTGGAAGAGATTATCAAGTGGATTTTGTGAAAGGAAATCTTTTTACTGGCG
The Prolixibacteraceae bacterium DNA segment above includes these coding regions:
- a CDS encoding TolB-like 6-bladed beta-propeller domain-containing protein, with product MKNYLFILLLSLLTSCSNSPDYRYYLSDVPLKVVSKKGTPVALNETSFARRVICQGRYLVFYNRDRVDQCIAIYDLRTLQPLGYTGIKGEGPGELTSAGEILPHKDGFLMIDYGKYLLYYFNIKEALSSKKYLPQTVGSFRKTQIPANINMLNDSLYFGNNMLVLSGRDYQVDFVKGNLFTGEIEKKIQPNPKVNSLKLSACSCAPPHRYVVAYSQYYLLTFYNRSGEVIKEVYGEKELKKRPRHNYFGKPFWAGNDLFVGHQTGYSHVKDKRGRWKQTGAEEILHFDLEGNYIETIRLGCTISTFVVIPSSHQLLVHCIDGDNPFMLVSYEPVIK